Within Paenibacillus sp. RUD330, the genomic segment GCGGCATGCCCAGCACGAGCAGCCCGCATTGACGGCTGCGGCCCATGGCGAGGCATGCCTCGCAGTAGGCGCAGCTGCGGCGTCCGCACGACGCGCATTCCGCGCGCCGCAGCTGCGCCTTGCCGCTGCCGCAGCGCCGGCAGCGGAGGGCGGCGAAGCCGCCGGGCCGCCCGCGCCCTGCCAGGGCGGCAACGGCGCTGCCGAGGCGCAGCCGGCCAAGCAGCGCCGCCAGCTGCAGCGCGGCGTCGCAGCTGCCGGCGGCTCCCGCGGCGCCGAGCAGCGCATGCGTCTCGCCGCGAAGCAGCGCGCGGCCCTGCAGCGCGGCTGCGGCTGCGCAGGCCGCGCGCGCCAGCTCGGCCGCTCCGCCCGGCGCTGCAGCCGGAGCGGCGGGCCAGTCCGCCTCCCAGCGGACTGTCTGCCGCCGGGGAGCCTGCTCCTTCTCTCCGCGCTGGCCTTCCGCTTCGGCCGCGCATCTTGCCAGCGTCTCCTCCGCCTGTCGCGAGCCGATGCTCCCCAAGCCGGCTTCTTCCCACAGCTCCGCCGCCCGGACGGCCGTATCCAGCGGAAGCATGCCGCATGCCAGCACTTCCTCGGCACCAGGAAGATCATCCTCTCCAGCAGCGCTGCAAGCCTCCTTCCTCCACTTCGCGTTCAGCAACCACAGCCGGTCGATCTCCGGAACGATGGTCAAACCCGCCTGCCAATTCCCCGATGGCGATCGGCTGATATATACTGCTGCCTCCATCTGCTCATCCTCCCTCACGGAACCGCAGGCCCGCGGCAGGAGGACGCAAAAAAAGCACACTCCTGCGGCTCGCCGCCGACGGGTGTGCTTCACCTGTTCCGCTCCCAAATAAATACAGCATTAGTATAACCGAGCTTGCGCCGCTTGGCTATGCCATCTTCATCGTCCCGACAGCGCAGGCTCCATTCCTTCTCAGAACGGCAGCTTGAACCAATCCTCGGGAAGATCCAGATCCACCAGCACAGGCTGATCCTGCTCCCTCACGATTCCATGGCTGCGCAGGCTCCATAACAGCCTATCGCGCCCGCCTTTACCGGAGTCCCCGAGGGATTGCCGCTTCGAGGAGTCCGCAGCCCCGCCGCTTTCCGTCCAAACCGCCCCAAGCTCGCCGGCGTCGCTTCCCGTCCAATCCCCTCCAAGGTCATCCGCTTCGCTTCCCGTCCATGCCGCTCCAGGCTCGCCAGCTTCACTTCCGGTCCAACCCGCTCCAAGCTCACTCGCTTCTCTTTTGACAATTTCCATCCGGCTGCTCGCCGAATCGGCTTCCGGCTGTTCTTCCGTTCTCTCATGCATGACCCCGCTGTCCATGTCGGAAACGGTCACCAGACGAATCCCGTCTCCGAAGCGCGTAGCGATAAAGGCGGTATCGTCTGTCGAGCCTCGATCCCACACGGTGATCCGGACGGACGTCCCTGTCAGCTTGGAAAACCGGTGAAGCGAACGGATGCATCCTTCCAGTCGCAATTCATCGTTCCGGGTCATCAGAATGTAATGCTTATCGGCACGGGGAACCTTGGCCATGACGTAAGAAGCCATATGAACCGCTGCCGCCGCAACGCCGTAACAACCAATGACGCCGAGCAAAATATCTATCATGGACCGCTTCTCCTCTCACGCGGCATGGAATCCCTCGAACCGGCCGGCCTAGCATCATTTCGATGGCCGCACCCGCGGAACGGCTCAAGGGGGTATGCCGTGACGGATACTGTACCATATGCCTTTTTCGCTCTGGGCGTTACGGCGGCCGGCATGCATTTGCGATAAAAAAGGAACTCGTGAGACTATGCGGGTCGAGTTCATTCTACTTAGCAGAGGGATAAGCATATTCGTCCCTAATAACGGGAGTATGTTCTGCATGACGGGTTTATGGATATATTCCTCCGCCTGCAAAGCGAATAAGCCAAAACCCCCGGAGAGACATCTCCGGGGGTTTTGGCTTATTATGTACCGTCCAGGCTTCGCAGGCTTAGAGAGTCACCCATCCGTATTTGATGGAGTTGATGACAGCCTGGGTGCGATCGTCCACTTCCATCTTCTGCAGAATGCTGGATACATGGTTTTTGACCGTCTTTTCGCTGATGAACAGGAATTCGCCGATCATCTTGTTGCTCTTGCCCTCCGCCATGAGGCGCAGCACTTCCGCTTCGCGCCGCGTAAGCGGATTGTTCTCGCCGGCGACGAACTTCACGCCCGTCTCGCGGCTTGCCGCCGCTCCGGAGTTCGCGCCCATCTCATCGAGGTAAGTCATGCGGCGCAGCTGGTTGATCAGCTTGCCCGTCACCTTGGGATGGATGTAAGCGTGTCCCTGCACCACCGAACGGATCGCATTGATCAGCGACTCCGCCTCCATGTCCTTCAGAAGATAACCCGACGCGCCCTTGCGCAGAGTTTCGAACACGTAGCTCTCATCGTCATGAAGAGAGAGGATGATGACCTTGATATGCGGAAACATGTCCCGGAGCCGCTCCGTTGCCACAACCCCGTTCTCGATCGGCATATTGATGTCCATAAGCACGACTTCCGGCTGGTGTTGATTGCAGAACTCCAGAACCTGAATTCCGTCGCTGCATTCCCCGATCACTTCCAGGTCCTCTTCCATGTTCAGGATGCGCTTCAAGCCTTCCCGGAAAAGCTGGTGATCGTCGGCAATCAGCAATTTGATCTTGCGCTTGCCTCCTG encodes:
- a CDS encoding response regulator transcription factor, with the translated sequence MDLKAAGGKRKIKLLIADDHQLFREGLKRILNMEEDLEVIGECSDGIQVLEFCNQHQPEVVLMDINMPIENGVVATERLRDMFPHIKVIILSLHDDESYVFETLRKGASGYLLKDMEAESLINAIRSVVQGHAYIHPKVTGKLINQLRRMTYLDEMGANSGAAASRETGVKFVAGENNPLTRREAEVLRLMAEGKSNKMIGEFLFISEKTVKNHVSSILQKMEVDDRTQAVINSIKYGWVTL